The Bacteroidia bacterium DNA segment CCTTTCTTTTCAAAAATTATTTTTTTGATTGGGATTCCTCGGTAAATCATATTCGCGTAATCTACTTTTTCTAATCCTGTTAAATTGCTCAATACTAAATTAGAAAACAAGGTGCTTGCTGATTTGTGGAAAGTATAGAAATAGACAGATTCTCGCGGAACTTGGATAAATTTCGAGATGCGGGTAATGACTAATTTTATTGATTTTTTCAGCAGAAAAATATTTTTAAGAAACAAGTTTACGGAATACTTTCCAAAAAAAGCGGCTTCGGAAAATATTTTTCCGAAGCCGTAAAACCATCACAAATTACTTTTAATTATCATCCGAATCACGGTCGCGCGGAACAGTTGTGTCGATGCCTTGGCAATCAACGCAAGTAAGTCCGCTTGGACTCATAATCCAACGTCTGTTTACCATATCTCCATCGTAAGTATCCGTTACATTATCAATATCGTCTAACATATTTTTAGTGCTTTTATCAATATAAATAATTTTATTTTGAGGCACTTTTAAGATAAACGTAATTTGTTGATTTCTCCATTTTTCGTTTTCTGCTAATTTGAAAATAGGATCAAAATTAAGCACAGAATCGTTTTGGATAAAGGAATAGCTGATGTCTTTCGCAAAAGTAAACGCCTCTTTTTTGTCGCTTCCGTAAGAGATTTTTGTAACCTCTAATTGAAAACTATCTGTTTTACTCGGAACAATTTTCAAATTGGCATACAAATTATTTACGCTGATTCCGTTGAAATAAATTCCATTAAAGTAAAAATGATTGTGATGAATTCGGTGGTGCGAAAAAACTTTAACATCAGTATTGTCATCTGTTTGAGGCTCTGTACCTTTTAAATATAAAGTATTGTGAAGCGGTTGTTTCAGAGCTATCGTTTCAGAAATTCTGGATGATTCATCAAAGCTTGAAACCGAATCCATGGTAACATAAAAACCAATTAGCAAGCCGATAATCCACAAAGGATACGTGATAAATCGAAGCCAATGATGCGGAGTTTTTATATTTAAAATAGTGCGAAAACCTATATAAATAATATACAAACATGGAATTCCGATAATTAAAAACAAGGCAATGAGCGATAAATAAATTTGCTGTTGCGAATTGAAAAATGTTTCTAAAAAGTGGGACGAATCATGGTGCCAGAAACCCCAAAAAAACATTTTCATTAAAACGATAGTGATCGTAAAACCAATGATAATCAAGAATACAGAAACTATTTTTGCGATAATCCGAAAAGCTCTCCCAAAAATACTGGTGAAAAAATCAACAAATGTATTTCCAACTCCTTGTGCAAAAGATTTTGCTTTTTCTTTGTTTTCGGGTTTGGTGAAATCATCCATTCGCTTTTTCAAATGTTCCATTTCTTCTTGTATGGATTTTCCGATGTTATTGATGTTCACATTTTCTCCACGCATTTCCAATTTCTCTGCAGTAGTGCGGGCTTTCGGAATAACAATCCATAAAATGATGTAAAACAAAAATCCGGAACCAAATACGAAAAACGAAATCGCAAAAGCCAAACGCAACCAAATCGGATCCATATCAAAGTAAGCAGCAACACCAGCACAAACGCCTCCCAGAACTTTATTATCCTCATCTCTAAAAACACGTTTTCTGTGATTTCCAGAAGAAGAGTATTGATTTT contains these protein-coding regions:
- a CDS encoding PspC domain-containing protein, giving the protein MNKTVTINISGIIFHIEEDAYNALSNYLSTIKSFFKDSDGRDEIMADIESRIAEILQQKISTAKQVIVMADVDAVTQLMGKPEQFASEENAEKTTENNTNENQYSSSGNHRKRVFRDEDNKVLGGVCAGVAAYFDMDPIWLRLAFAISFFVFGSGFLFYIILWIVIPKARTTAEKLEMRGENVNINNIGKSIQEEMEHLKKRMDDFTKPENKEKAKSFAQGVGNTFVDFFTSIFGRAFRIIAKIVSVFLIIIGFTITIVLMKMFFWGFWHHDSSHFLETFFNSQQQIYLSLIALFLIIGIPCLYIIYIGFRTILNIKTPHHWLRFITYPLWIIGLLIGFYVTMDSVSSFDESSRISETIALKQPLHNTLYLKGTEPQTDDNTDVKVFSHHRIHHNHFYFNGIYFNGISVNNLYANLKIVPSKTDSFQLEVTKISYGSDKKEAFTFAKDISYSFIQNDSVLNFDPIFKLAENEKWRNQQITFILKVPQNKIIYIDKSTKNMLDDIDNVTDTYDGDMVNRRWIMSPSGLTCVDCQGIDTTVPRDRDSDDN